One segment of Theobroma cacao cultivar B97-61/B2 chromosome 9, Criollo_cocoa_genome_V2, whole genome shotgun sequence DNA contains the following:
- the LOC18588785 gene encoding early nodulin-like protein 2, which produces MSIKSHKDTNQPLGSQILGRYKTQNNSLTKDMARSSSLAILVIALLAILQATAAQTTHVVGDELGWLVPPGGPIAYSTWAAMQTFTVGDVLVFNFTTGEQDVAMVTREAYETCNSTNPISLKTTGPANFTLDSIREYYFIGTMDQRCSLGQKLAINVPAPGPRPSSVPPPPRGPITYTVGDDLGWLVPPAGPLAYETWAFNKTFLLGDTLVFNFINGTQDVAVVTKEAYETCDTNNTITVLTTSPANITLTTTGEHFFTSTYARHCDLGQKLAINVTAITSTSNPPSSSTEPPSSGSNPVSEGPSAAPPPSLVSSAPSPLISGFFITLFSLAMAFF; this is translated from the exons ATGTCTATAAAAAGTCATAAAGACACAAATCAACCACTCGGATCTCAAATTCTCGGAAGATACAAAACCCAAAACAACTCCTTGACAAAAGATATGGCTAGGAGTTCCAGCTTAGCGATTTTGGTCATAGCTTTGTTGGCCATATTGCAAGCCACCGCTGCACAGACAACGCATGTGGTTGGTGACGAGTTGGGTTGGCTGGTCCCTCCCGGTGGGCCCATTGCTTACTCTACTTGGGCTGCCATGCAAACTTTCACTGTTGGCGATGTCCTTG TTTTCAACTTCACTACTGGAGAGCAAGATGTGGCCATGGTCACCAGGGAAGCCTATGAAACGTGCAACTCAACGAATCCcatttcccttaaaacaactGGTCCGGCGAACTTCACCCTCGACTCAATTCGCGAGTACTATTTCATAGGTACTATGGACCAACGCTGCTCCTTAGGGCAGAAGTTAGCCATCAATGTTCCTGCCCCTGGACCTCGGCCTAGCTCTGTTCCTCCTCCTCCACGAGGGCCAATTACCTACACCGTTGGTGATGACTTGGGTTGGCTTGTCCCTCCTGCTGGTCCCCTTGCGTATGAGACTTGGGCTTTCAACAAGACTTTCCTTCTGGGAGATACTTTAG tATTCAATTTCATCAATGGAACACAAGACGTGGCTGTTGTGACCAAAGAAGCCTATGAAACCTGTGATACTAACAACACCATCACGGTTTTAACCACTAGTCCTGCTAATATCACCCTCACCACCACCGGTGAGCATTTCTTCACTAGCACTTACGCACGCCACTGCGACTTGGGTCAGAAGCTAGCCATTAATGTCACAGCCATTACTAGCActtcaaatccaccatcaagCTCCACAGAGCCTCCATCCAGTGGCTCAAATCCTGTTTCTGAAGGTCCCTCTGCTGCGCCGCCTCCTTCTCTAGTTAGCTCAGCCCCGTCTCCTCTCA